Part of the Halalkalibacter krulwichiae genome is shown below.
TGAGAAACCTAGAGCTGATAAAGACATTGTAGATACAGCCGTTGACGCTGGTGATTTTAGTATTTTAGCAGGTGCTTTAGAAAAGGCAAATTTAGTCGAGGCACTTAAAGGGGAAGGACCCTTTACTGTGTTCGCTCCTACTGATCAAGCATTTAAACAGTTGTTAGCTGAATTAGGAATCACTATCGATGAGTTGTTAGCAAGAGAAGACTTAGCAACGATTTTACAATACCATGTCGTCCCTGGAAAAATGATGTCTGGTGATTTAAAAGACGGTATGAAAGTGAAAACATTAGCTGAAAAAGAAGTAATGATATCGTTAGATCCTGTTCGAATAAACGATGCAAAAGTAGCAAAACCAGATATTGAAGCTTCAAATGGAGTCATCCATGTGATTGACAAAGTGTTATTGCCTAACTAAACAATGTTTAAAAAGGGGCTTATCAAAGGTCTGGTTTGACCTTTTGACACGCCCCTTTTTCAAGTCTTTATTAAGCCTTCAATTCAGCAATACGTGCTTGAACCGCTTCACGTTTCGCTTTGTAATCTGCTTGCTTCGCTTTCTCTTCTTCAATAACCTTTTCCGGTGCTTTTCGAATGAAGCCTTCATTCGAAAGCTTCTTGTCAACACGCTCGACTTCTTTCGTAAGCTTCTCAAGCTCTTTTTCAAGGCGAGCAATTTCTGCATCTAAATCGAGTAATCCAGCTAAAGGCAAGTATAGGTCAACACCTGATAATACTTGAGACATCGACTTTTCTGGAGCGGTAACATCTGTACCGATTGTTAATTTGCTTGGGTTACAGAGTTTCTCGATGTAACTTTGACCACGAGTTAGCTGAGCATTTACTTTGTCACTCTTCGCATGAATGAGTAATTCGATTTGTTTGCTCATTGGTACATTTAATTCCGCTCTCGTATTACGAACAGAGCGAATAATGTCCTTTAATAATTCCATATCTTCAACAGCATCTTCAAAGATTAATGCTTCTTCACGCTCAGGCCATGCTGCAACCGTAATCGATTCGCCTTTGTGCGGCAAATGTTGCCAAATTTCCTCGGTAATAAACGGCATCATCGGATGAAGCAATCTCATCGTTTGATCAAGAACATAAGCTAACACCGATCTCGTTGTTTTCTTTGCCGCTTCGTCTTCACCATAAAGTGGAAGTTTCGCCATTTCAATATACCAATCACAGAAATCATCCCAAATGAAGTTATATAACAGGCGACCAACTTCACCAAATTCATATGCATCAATAAGACGAGTGACATCTGTGATCGTCTCTTGTAGACGAGTTAAGATCCACTTATCTGCGATTGTCTTCTCACCAGTTAAATCAATTTCGTCATAAGTTAAACCTTCCATATTCATGAGAGCAAAGCGCGATGCATTCCAAATCTTATTCCCGAAATTCCACGTTGATTCGACTTTCTCCCAATAGAAACGAAGGTCATTTCCCGGGGAACTTCCTGTCGATAAGAAGAAACGTAGCGAATCCGCTCCGTATTTGTCGATTACGTCCATCGGGTCTACACCATTACCTAGTGACTTACTCATCTTACGGCCTTCTGAATCACGTACAAGTCCATGAATAAGTACATCATCAAATGGACGTTTTCCTGTAAACTCAAGCCCTTGGAAGATCATTCGAGATACCCAGAAGAAAATGATATCATAACCAGTTACAAGAACATTCGTTGAATAGAAGCGCTCGTAATCAGGCGACTGTTCATCTGGCCAACCCATCGTTGAAAATGGCCATAAAGCTGAGCTAAACCATGTATCTAGTACGTCATTATCTTGATTCCAGTTTTCCTCATCTTCAGGCGCTTCATGACCTACATACACTTCTCCTGTTTCCTTGTGATACCAAGCAGGAATACGGTGGCCCCACCAAAGTTGTCTTGATATACACCAGTCACGAATGTTTTCCATCCAGCGTAAATACGTTTTCTCAAATCGATCTGGAACGAAATTCACTTTTTCGTCTGACTTTTGTAGGTCAATTGCCTGATCTGCTAATGGCTGCATTTTTACAAACCATTGAGTTGATAAGTATGGTTCTACGACTGCTCCACTACGCTCAGAGTGTCCAACTGAATGCATATGCTCTTCAATTTTGAATAATACTCCGGTTTCTTGTAGATCTTTAACGATTTGTTTGCGGCATTCAAAGCGATCCATTCCTTGATACTTTCCTGCCTTAGCATTCATCGTTCCATCTTCATTCATGACAAGAATTCGCTCAAGATTATGACGATTTCCAATTTCAAAATCATTCGGGTCATGAGCTGGTGTGATTTTCACCGCACCTGAACCAAATTCCATATCAACATAGTCATCGGTAACAATCGGAATTTCTCGTCCCGTAATCGGTAATGTAACTGTTTTTCCAATTAAGTGCTTATAACGGTCATCCTCTGGGTGTACGGCTACCGCTGTATCACCAAGCATCGTTTCTGGGCGAGTTGTTGCAACTTCAATCTGGCCACTACCATCTGAAAGCGGGTAATTCATATGATAGAACGCCCTTGAACATCTTGATAGATAACTTCAATATCTGATAGGGCTGTTTTCGTTTGTGGATCCCAGTTGATTATATATTCGCCGCGATAGATTAACCCTTTTTCATATAGCTTAACGAATACTTCTCTTACCGCTTTTGATAAACCCTCGTCTAATGTAAAACGCTCACGTGAATAGTCAAGAGACAAACCCATTTTTGACCACTGATTACGGATGAAAGATGCATATTCTTCTTTCCATTCCCATGACTTTTCTAAGAACTTTTCACGCCCTAGGTCATAGCGGCTTAATCCTTCTTCTTTTAATTTTGCTTCTACTTTTGCTTGAGTTGCGATACCGGCATGGTCCATTCCTGGAAGCCATAACGTATCATAGCCCTGCATTCGCTTAACACGAGCTAAAATATCTTGAAGAGTTGTATCCCAAGCATGGCCTAGGTGTAGTTTCCCCGTTACATTAGGGGGTGGAATGACAATCGAATACGGCTGTTTAGACTCATCGCTCGTCGCTTCGAAAAATTTCCCTTCTAGCCAGTAGGAATACCATTTTGCTTCGGTTTCCTGCGGGTTGTATTTCGTTGGCATCGTTAGTTGCTCTTTTTCACTCATTAGTTATCCTCCCTTTGCATATAAAAAAACCCCCTCCATCCAAAGGACGAAGAGAGTTACTTTCGCGGTACCACCTTTGTTTGCAACAAAAAGAAATAGACCTTCTCGCTCCTTGTTGCACACTTAAACTGATAACGGCCAGTCTCCGGCTAAGCTTACTTTGATAACAAAATTAATTTTCAGCAAAGCTGCTCCTAGGCGACATTCAAATCGTACATCTTAAGAAATCTCTCAGCAACTGATTTCTCTCTCTGAAAGGTTCCGATCCTACTCTTCCTATTCAACGCAATCATATTATTGTGGTTATATTCTATCCGAATCGAGTTCATTCGTCAATAAGAGCATTACCCATTTTTTTCTTTCTTATACTTCTTTCTTTATTGTACACATTAGACTATGGTTTCGCATACCGTGTAGAAGAATGTTGCAGAGGAGGTACTGTAATGAAGCGTCGTTTTGGTCGTTTTCATCATCACTTTCATCCTAAACGTCCAGGAATCTGGTTTCAAATTAAAGCAATTTGTATCCAAATCTTCTTGCCGCTTATTTGTTTTCAATTGCTGAGAACCTTGCTGTTGCCAACTACTTTTGATATTGTTCTCCTTACGCTCATGATCGCCTTTTATTTATCGTTAAAATTACGCATCATTTAAATCATACAAATCAAAAATAAAAAGCTCTCTTTCAAGTAGAAAGAGAACTTTATTCTGTCGGTGTTTGTTGAGCTGCTTCTATGACAATTAGCTTTTGCGTCAGTCGCTGTACTCTGCGCATTGACGTTAAGCGTTTTTCAAGGCGTTGGACATGCTCGAATTCTCGTTGTCCTTTATTTGCTAAATAGGCATCAACCGCAAAGGCAATCGGTTCTGGGAAGTTTAAATAAGCGCATAGTAAATGCTTCTCTTCTTCTAAAAGTGGCAAGTGCCGCTCATATTGATAGAACCATTGCAAGATTTCTTCTTCAACCCAAAAGGCATGGCGGAAGCTATAACGACAAAAGCTTGCTATATCCCTTGAAGGCGTATCAATGCTTGAACGTTCAAAATTAATAAGGTAAGGTTCATTTTCTCGATTAAAGAAGGCATGAGAACGATTCATTCTCCCGTGACAAAGTACAGTACGATATTTTTCTTTTTCAAGACAAGTTTCATACCATTTTTGTAAATGACCTTTTGCTGCTTCGGCCATTTGATCAAGCATATGGGCATGTGTGAGAAACGTTAATTCAAACGGAGACATATATGTCTTCCGTTCCGCTTCATCAGCAAAACGGTTTAACTCTAGTCTCCTCATTTCCCAGCGTCTTAGAAGCTGTTGATAAGACTCATCAACATTTTCTTTTACAAATGGCTGTGTTTTCACAGTTAAACGATGAATTATACCAAGCTGAGAAGCAAGCTTCTGCTCCTGTGATTCCCTTGCTGTATATTCTAACGGCTCCATCCACGGCATGAGATAATACGTATGAGTTCCGTTAAAAAGTGTGTATTCCCCGTACTTCGTTGGATAAACCGGTACCGCATGGGTATAACCTAGCTTCGTTAGTTTCCGTAAAGCATGGATAAATCCATCCGCTTGTGCAGGGGTCATCGTTGTTTCTTTTAACGCAAAAGTTCCGTGGTTGGTTGTTACTTTTTTAACTTTACCAAAATCCTCGATTGCTTGTGGATATAAGTCATAATAAAAGAGTACAGAATCATAAGGAGATCGTGCTTGCATCATGTTTGAAACACCTTCTTTTTCTGATCAATCAATGTACTTAATACTTCAACAAGTGTCTTTGAATGTTCCCATTCCTTTGTCACGTCATTGATTGTCGATCTAATCTTGCGGTCAGTCGATTGACTCGCTAGTTCCTTCACAAGAAGGTCTAATTCGTAAGGCTTTAAACATTCAGCTAGAAGCAGTATTGCTTGTTCTCTTGTGAAGCTTTCATTTTCCAACATTTCAGCGGTTAATTTGTTCAATGATTCTTTGCCATTCTCTTTCAACCAATTAAGCAGATAACAGCGAATGGAGTAATATCCTCGTTCAGGCTCGATCGTCGATCCAAACCAAATAAAGACATCATAGATCATTTTTGACGACTTCGCTTCTGTCAGTGGATCAATGATTGGCCGTGGTTCTTCCTTCAGGCTGCTCAGCAACATCTCAGCCTTTTTCATTCGGAAAGCTGATTCTTTAAGTAACGACTCAACAACAATACGGTTATCCTCCTGCAAGGTTGCTACGCTTTCTTCAAGCTGTTTAAAAAGCGGCTGCTTCCTGCTTGTTGGAGTAACTTCTGGATTTGCTTCAAGGCCATATTTCACCATTGTGGCAATCATCCGCCCCACTTTTTCTCCCGATTGATGATTTCGAAAACTTACATCAACTTCATCATGAACAGTTAACCATCCATCTTTCCATTCAATAGCCGCCTTTTGATCTTTGTTTCGGATCATTCGGTCTGCCAGCATATAAGGCGAGACACTGCAGGCATCTCGCCACCCAATATGCCAATCAAGGAGCGCTCTGTCGGACCAGTAGCGCAACCTTTTTCGACCATGTTCTGTTTCTATTAATGCTTCATTAACCAGTCTCACCTCTTGCCAGAGGTAGTGCTCCTTGAGCCGATCCAACAATTCCATGAGCGTTCTCCTTTATTTAAATTCTAATAACACAAATGAACGATTCTATACAGTTCGCTGCTCATGTAGCCACGGTCTCAAGTTGTCTTGCAGCGTCTAACAACAATCATTGAGACTCCATTTTAACTGGGATATAGAGAATCTGTCCTTCTTCGACTTGTTCGCCTTGTAGGCGATTTAGTCTCATAAGCTGACTAGTACTGATTTCATATCGATCTGCAATCGTGTCCAACGATTCATTCTCTTGAATAATGCACATTCTCCATTTAGAAAAACGTTCTTCTCCTTTTGAGAGCATCTTCGTTAAATAAAGGGCATTTTCTTCACGAGGCGGAGCCGGCTTTGTCTCTGAATCGCCACTTGCCTCTCCCTCTGCAGAAGATTGTACTTCCGCTAGCGGCTTTGCCATTTCCTTTAAAGGCGCTAAATTTATTTTCGTTTCAGGCTCAGGTTGACGTTCTTCTCTAGCTTCTAATACGTGTTCAACCTCTTCTTCTGCTATTGTATCTACTTCCTCCGTTTCAGCAATCGCTTCGACTTCTTCTACCTCATCTTCTAATTCTACCGCCGCTTCCTCTCTTACAACCTCTTCTTCTAGTTCCAATTGATTATCATCATATTGTGAATCAGTTGCCTTCAAAGTTGGTTCCTCCTCTTCTTGATGTTGTTCTCTAGCAGAAGGAGTTTCCTCGAATTCAACTTGCTTTTCTACCGGCTCGACTTTTGAGTGTTGGAACGCTGGTGGTTGTTGTGGTGAATGATTAGGATTATAGGACTGATAAGTCGGCATAGGTCTTTGATATGGCGTAGACAATGGTGTTGGGTAT
Proteins encoded:
- a CDS encoding fasciclin domain-containing protein translates to MEKKRIGLLFIVFMLLISFATGALAAEKPRADKDIVDTAVDAGDFSILAGALEKANLVEALKGEGPFTVFAPTDQAFKQLLAELGITIDELLAREDLATILQYHVVPGKMMSGDLKDGMKVKTLAEKEVMISLDPVRINDAKVAKPDIEASNGVIHVIDKVLLPN
- the ysxE gene encoding spore coat protein YsxE, which encodes MMQARSPYDSVLFYYDLYPQAIEDFGKVKKVTTNHGTFALKETTMTPAQADGFIHALRKLTKLGYTHAVPVYPTKYGEYTLFNGTHTYYLMPWMEPLEYTARESQEQKLASQLGIIHRLTVKTQPFVKENVDESYQQLLRRWEMRRLELNRFADEAERKTYMSPFELTFLTHAHMLDQMAEAAKGHLQKWYETCLEKEKYRTVLCHGRMNRSHAFFNRENEPYLINFERSSIDTPSRDIASFCRYSFRHAFWVEEEILQWFYQYERHLPLLEEEKHLLCAYLNFPEPIAFAVDAYLANKGQREFEHVQRLEKRLTSMRRVQRLTQKLIVIEAAQQTPTE
- the spoVID gene encoding stage VI sporulation protein D — encoded protein: MTLEHPSKLSFSIEESVWLNKGQEVEEILGMSLEPEIVIEERDHHVYIKGGLRLVGEYRSQSSDDAIDVNSASLSDQVSFRSAGDVTVSSNGTGEIKHFFPIDVTIPIARIQNLDDVYVQVDSFDYDLPEKSCIQLTADISISGMTQSLESPDRVEEVEEPSQPVDETPELEQSQPIPTAFSFEARRRPELEYPEQPKPYPTPLSTPYQRPMPTYQSYNPNHSPQQPPAFQHSKVEPVEKQVEFEETPSAREQHQEEEEPTLKATDSQYDDNQLELEEEVVREEAAVELEDEVEEVEAIAETEEVDTIAEEEVEHVLEAREERQPEPETKINLAPLKEMAKPLAEVQSSAEGEASGDSETKPAPPREENALYLTKMLSKGEERFSKWRMCIIQENESLDTIADRYEISTSQLMRLNRLQGEQVEEGQILYIPVKMESQ